The proteins below are encoded in one region of Anopheles stephensi strain Indian unplaced genomic scaffold, UCI_ANSTEP_V1.0 ucontig267, whole genome shotgun sequence:
- the LOC118516301 gene encoding uncharacterized protein LOC118516301, which produces MYVKLRSSQELQDVRADIGMGRRTAQGHLIVPLRKNVDSAELARRIQLALGEDGVVRVVTEMGELLVTNIDSLAEKSDVELAIKEKLGAEPGIARVELWELRDGTKRARVRLPLAKARLLIGQKLTLCQCVSGIREVPKKPLDRQRCFRCLLMGHLARNCRASSDRSGLCLQCGEEGHRISQCTSAAKCIVCQGPHRVGHSSCRQNQHSRA; this is translated from the coding sequence ATGTACGTGAAGCTGCGCTCATCACAGGAGCTGCAAGACGTCAGGGCTGATATTGGGATGGGGCGTCGGACCGCGCAAGGTCATCTCATCGTCCCATTACGCAAGAATGTGGACAGCGCTGAGCTGGCTCGCCGGATCCAGCTGGCACTCGGTGAGGATGGCGTGGTCCGTGTGGTGACGGAGATGGGAGAGCTTCTCGTCACCAACATTGACTCTCTGGCCGAGAAGAGTGATGTGGAGCTCGCCATCAAGGAGAAGCTGGGAGCAGAGCCGGGAATCGCGCGTGTCGAGCTCTGGGAGCTCCGTGATGGCACGAAGCGAGCTCGAGTGCGGCTCCCACTAGCAAAGGCACGGCTTCTCATCGGGCAGAAGCTGACACTGTGCCAATGCGTCAGCGGCATCCGCGAAGTGCCGAAGAAGCCACTCGACCGTCAGCGTTGCttccgttgtcttctgatggGGCATCTGGCACGAAACTGTCGTGCCTCGTCTGACCGGTCGGGTCTGTGTTTGCAGTGTGGCGAAGAGGGCCACCGCATTAGCCAGTGCACTTCGGCAGCTAAGTGCATTGTCTGCCAGGGGCCCCATCGTGTGGGCCAC